In Streptomyces sp. DG2A-72, one genomic interval encodes:
- a CDS encoding Gfo/Idh/MocA family protein — MNRSTPLRAAVVGTGHRAQTFTRALAERPGHRVVALCDPNPTRMAFHNRLLTGAGEPPATQWEPERFTDLLAKEDIDEVVVTTVDAEHDRYIVPALKAGCRVVTEKPMTVDAQRCARILDTVRETGNSLTVAFNYRFNPVHEKVRTLLADGAIGEILSVHFEWLLDVRHGADYFRRWHREKRHSGGLMVHKSSHHFDLVNWWLTDEPAEVFGYGRLGFYGHEAGARHGLRREYERAHGAAAAADDPFALDLAANDTLRALYLDAEQDDGYLRDRNVFGGPITIEDDMAVLVRYLRGATMTYHLTAYSPWEGYRVMFNGSAGRLELEVEESNWQPPVTRIASHTGALHGDTAAEHAGGVRLTLRPLWQPPKEIDVESAHEAHGGGDPRMLAALFGPVRPGDPVTGGVAAARPATERDGALALAVGLAANSCFETGRPVTVRDLIPGLYGES, encoded by the coding sequence ATGAACCGATCAACTCCCTTGCGCGCGGCCGTCGTCGGTACCGGCCACCGCGCCCAGACCTTCACCCGCGCCCTCGCCGAACGCCCCGGCCACCGGGTCGTCGCCCTGTGCGACCCCAACCCCACCCGGATGGCCTTCCACAACCGGCTGCTGACCGGCGCAGGCGAGCCGCCCGCCACTCAGTGGGAACCCGAGCGGTTCACCGATCTCCTCGCCAAGGAGGACATCGACGAGGTCGTCGTCACCACCGTCGACGCCGAGCACGACCGCTACATCGTCCCCGCACTGAAGGCGGGCTGCCGGGTCGTCACCGAGAAGCCGATGACCGTCGACGCACAGCGCTGCGCCCGCATCCTGGACACCGTCCGGGAGACGGGCAACTCCCTCACCGTTGCCTTCAACTACCGCTTCAACCCCGTGCACGAGAAGGTGCGCACCCTGCTCGCCGACGGTGCGATCGGCGAGATCCTGTCCGTCCACTTCGAGTGGCTGCTCGACGTACGCCACGGCGCCGACTACTTCCGCCGCTGGCACCGGGAGAAGCGGCACAGCGGCGGACTCATGGTGCACAAGTCCTCACACCACTTCGACCTGGTCAACTGGTGGCTCACCGACGAGCCCGCCGAGGTCTTCGGCTACGGCCGGCTCGGCTTCTACGGCCATGAGGCGGGCGCCCGTCACGGACTGCGCCGGGAGTACGAGCGCGCCCACGGCGCCGCGGCGGCGGCCGACGACCCCTTCGCCCTGGACCTCGCGGCCAACGACACCCTGCGCGCGCTCTATCTCGACGCGGAACAGGACGACGGCTACCTCCGCGACCGCAACGTCTTCGGCGGGCCGATCACCATCGAGGACGACATGGCCGTCCTCGTCCGCTACCTGCGGGGCGCCACGATGACGTACCACCTGACGGCCTACTCCCCGTGGGAGGGCTACCGGGTCATGTTCAACGGCAGCGCCGGCCGCCTGGAACTCGAGGTCGAGGAGAGCAACTGGCAGCCGCCGGTGACCCGGATCGCCTCCCACACCGGCGCCCTGCACGGGGACACGGCCGCCGAGCACGCGGGCGGGGTACGGCTCACCCTGCGTCCGCTGTGGCAGCCGCCGAAGGAGATCGACGTGGAGAGCGCGCACGAGGCCCACGGCGGGGGAGACCCGCGCATGCTGGCCGCGCTCTTCGGTCCGGTCCGCCCCGGGGATCCGGTGACCGGCGGCGTGGCTGCGGCACGGCCGGCCACGGAACGGGACGGAGCGCTGGCTCTGGCGGTCGGGCTCGCCGCCAACTCATGCTTCGAGACGGGGCGGCCGGTGACCGTGCGGGACCTGATACCCGGTCTGTACGGCGAGTCCTGA
- a CDS encoding Zn-ribbon domain-containing OB-fold protein, with product MYHHSGSVARPTAGSAAGVLDPAARDADTLLFQRCTWCGTAMFHRLLCPVCQGSDLRSERSEGVGTVRHSSVVHRNTPAARNVSLVEMAEGFVVRGRVIGPPIGIHSGDRVRLSTAKDPVRGEPVFQLVDEPYRAWS from the coding sequence GTGTACCACCACTCAGGAAGCGTTGCTCGTCCGACAGCCGGCTCCGCGGCGGGCGTACTCGACCCCGCGGCCCGGGACGCGGATACCCTCCTCTTCCAGCGCTGCACCTGGTGCGGCACCGCCATGTTCCACCGTCTGCTCTGTCCGGTGTGCCAGGGCAGCGACCTGCGGTCAGAGCGCAGCGAGGGCGTCGGTACGGTCCGCCACTCGTCGGTGGTGCACCGCAACACCCCCGCCGCGCGCAATGTGTCCCTGGTCGAGATGGCCGAGGGCTTCGTGGTGCGCGGCCGGGTCATCGGCCCGCCGATCGGCATCCACAGCGGCGACCGGGTCCGGCTGTCGACGGCCAAGGACCCCGTCCGTGGCGAGCCGGTGTTCCAGCTGGTCGACGAGCCGTACCGGGCCTGGAGCTGA
- a CDS encoding TetR family transcriptional regulator: protein MRDALVAAAFQLFLERGYEQTTVDDIVALAGVGRRSFFRYFPSKEDVVFPDHERCLADMTAFLAASGEDDEPVRRVCDAARLVLRMYAENPTFSVQRYRLTKKVPGLRAYELSVVWRYERALAEYLRGRFAGRRDGTLQADVIAAAVVAAHNNALRSWLRSDGQDDADSAVDHALGYVQSAFGTSPAPSVPLAGEQPEDVVVVVSRRGAPLWRVVQEIESTLGRD from the coding sequence ATGCGGGACGCCCTGGTCGCAGCGGCCTTCCAGCTGTTCCTGGAGCGGGGCTACGAGCAGACCACCGTCGACGACATCGTGGCGCTGGCCGGGGTGGGGCGGCGCTCGTTCTTCCGTTACTTCCCCTCGAAGGAGGACGTGGTCTTCCCCGACCACGAACGGTGCCTGGCGGACATGACGGCCTTCCTCGCCGCCAGTGGCGAGGACGACGAGCCGGTGCGGCGGGTCTGTGACGCGGCCCGGCTGGTGCTGCGCATGTATGCCGAGAACCCGACCTTCTCGGTGCAGCGCTACCGCCTCACCAAGAAGGTCCCGGGGCTGAGGGCGTACGAGCTGTCCGTGGTGTGGCGCTACGAGCGCGCCCTCGCCGAGTATCTGCGCGGACGGTTCGCCGGCCGGCGGGACGGGACGCTGCAGGCCGACGTGATCGCGGCGGCCGTGGTCGCGGCGCACAACAACGCCCTGCGCTCCTGGCTGCGTTCGGACGGACAGGACGACGCGGACTCGGCCGTGGACCACGCCCTCGGGTACGTGCAGTCCGCCTTCGGCACCTCCCCCGCTCCTTCCGTCCCGCTCGCGGGCGAGCAGCCGGAGGACGTCGTGGTCGTCGTCTCCCGCCGGGGCGCGCCCCTGTGGCGGGTCGTCCAGGAGATCGAGTCCACGCTCGGACGCGACTGA
- a CDS encoding sigma 54-interacting transcriptional regulator, translating into MTFSTVLPAPVPAAGTSASARAGAGASATGTHLALADDLLSLLRTTTTEPRPDEQLEALTLAVAADLPVLLWGEPGIGKTAALTQLAASRDLPLTTVIASVHEPSDFSGLPIVGDDPAVRGVPMAPPQWAVELVRAGRGLLFLDELSTATPAVQAALLRVVLERRVGALQLPPGVRIVAAANPRASAADGWELSPPLANRFVHLNWVHDREVVVRGLGGVWPRAELPRLVPERLPEAVGFARRAVCGFLEARPTLIHRLPSTETRRGGAWPSPRSWEAALTLLAFGTAASVSREVLALLVRGAVGDGPGLELLAHLDRMDLPDPESLLADPASAELPVRGDLRQAALEAVVAAVGARPERERWEAGWAVLVRALETGTPDLLVAPAKALAALRRDDWEVPQAVERLTAVVGVADRADRSVARVEAGR; encoded by the coding sequence ATGACCTTCAGCACCGTCCTGCCCGCACCCGTTCCGGCCGCCGGCACGTCCGCATCCGCCCGCGCCGGCGCCGGTGCCTCCGCAACCGGCACCCACCTCGCCCTGGCCGACGACCTCCTGAGCCTCCTGCGGACGACCACCACCGAACCGCGCCCCGACGAGCAGCTCGAAGCGCTCACCCTGGCCGTCGCGGCCGACCTGCCCGTGCTGCTCTGGGGCGAGCCGGGCATCGGCAAGACCGCGGCCCTCACCCAGCTCGCCGCCTCTCGCGACCTGCCGCTGACGACCGTGATCGCCAGTGTCCACGAGCCGTCCGACTTCTCCGGGCTGCCCATCGTGGGCGACGACCCGGCGGTGCGGGGGGTGCCGATGGCGCCGCCGCAGTGGGCCGTGGAACTCGTGCGGGCCGGACGGGGGCTGCTGTTCCTGGACGAACTCTCCACCGCCACCCCGGCCGTCCAGGCGGCACTGCTCCGGGTCGTCCTGGAGCGGAGGGTCGGTGCGCTGCAACTGCCACCGGGGGTGCGGATCGTGGCCGCCGCCAATCCGCGTGCGTCGGCGGCGGACGGGTGGGAGCTGAGCCCGCCGCTGGCCAATCGGTTCGTTCATCTGAACTGGGTGCACGACCGGGAGGTGGTGGTGCGCGGGCTGGGCGGGGTCTGGCCCCGGGCCGAGCTGCCCCGGCTGGTGCCGGAGCGGCTACCGGAGGCGGTGGGGTTCGCCCGGCGCGCGGTCTGCGGCTTCCTGGAAGCCAGGCCGACGCTGATCCATCGGCTGCCGAGCACCGAGACGCGGCGCGGCGGCGCCTGGCCTTCGCCCCGGAGCTGGGAGGCCGCGTTGACCCTGCTGGCCTTCGGCACGGCTGCCTCCGTCTCCCGGGAGGTGCTGGCGCTGCTGGTGCGGGGTGCGGTGGGGGACGGGCCGGGGCTCGAACTCCTCGCTCATCTGGACCGGATGGATCTGCCGGACCCGGAGTCGCTGCTGGCCGATCCGGCCTCCGCCGAGCTGCCGGTGCGGGGAGATCTGCGTCAGGCGGCGCTGGAGGCGGTGGTGGCCGCGGTCGGGGCGCGGCCGGAGCGGGAGCGGTGGGAGGCGGGCTGGGCGGTGCTGGTCCGCGCCCTGGAGACCGGCACCCCGGACCTGCTGGTCGCCCCGGCCAAGGCACTGGCCGCGCTGCGCCGCGACGACTGGGAGGTTCCGCAGGCAGTGGAACGGCTGACCGCGGTCGTCGGCGTCGCCGATCGGGCGGACCGGTCGGTGGCGCGGGTCGAGGCGGGCCGATGA
- a CDS encoding VWA-like domain-containing protein has product MEKLLAARLHAVKVRPYLAAALFALHVVEDRSVPTMAVDAHWRCYVSPGFVARTPVEELAGVWVHEVSHLLRDHHARGERYAREHGEQGPGERLRRNIAADFEINDDIYGDGLPRPAGAVLPSLLRLPDGLLMEEYLRTASMTGFAADLAWLDCGSGADGQHRPWELGPDGAHGLSRQQRDAVRFRVAEGIKGRPGEAPDGWRRWADEAFHPPQPWRQLLGAAVRSAAGAPGVGENHSYRRPSRRSAGVPGVLLPSLRRTPPRVCVVIDTSGSVSDAELGSALLEVAAISRAVGGRRDLVSVISCDAAAGVAVPLCRAENIALVGGGGTDLRSGFARALRSRHRPDVIVALTDGQTPWPSVQPPCRTIVGLFPRPAHAVNERNPDYIPEAPPPWAHVVTIG; this is encoded by the coding sequence ATGGAGAAGTTGCTGGCCGCCCGCCTGCACGCGGTCAAGGTCCGCCCCTACCTCGCCGCCGCCCTCTTCGCGCTGCACGTGGTGGAGGACCGGTCGGTGCCGACGATGGCGGTCGACGCGCACTGGCGCTGCTATGTCTCCCCCGGCTTCGTGGCACGTACTCCGGTCGAGGAGCTGGCGGGCGTCTGGGTGCATGAGGTCTCCCACCTCCTCCGGGACCACCACGCGCGGGGCGAGCGCTACGCGCGGGAGCACGGGGAGCAAGGGCCGGGCGAGAGGCTACGGCGGAACATCGCCGCCGACTTCGAGATCAACGACGACATATACGGCGACGGCCTGCCCCGGCCCGCCGGTGCCGTACTGCCGTCGCTGCTGCGGCTGCCCGACGGGCTGCTGATGGAGGAGTACCTGCGGACGGCGTCGATGACCGGGTTCGCCGCGGACCTGGCATGGCTGGACTGCGGCAGTGGTGCCGACGGGCAGCACCGGCCGTGGGAGCTGGGGCCGGACGGGGCACACGGGCTGAGCAGGCAGCAGCGGGACGCGGTCCGCTTCCGGGTCGCAGAGGGGATCAAGGGCCGACCGGGCGAAGCGCCGGACGGGTGGCGGCGATGGGCGGACGAGGCGTTCCATCCGCCGCAGCCGTGGCGGCAGTTGCTGGGGGCGGCGGTCCGTTCGGCGGCGGGTGCGCCGGGGGTGGGCGAGAACCACAGCTACCGTCGTCCGTCCCGGCGGTCGGCCGGTGTCCCCGGGGTGCTGCTGCCCAGCCTGCGCCGCACGCCGCCCCGGGTCTGCGTCGTGATCGACACCTCCGGGTCGGTGAGCGACGCCGAGCTGGGCAGCGCGCTGCTGGAGGTGGCGGCGATCTCGCGGGCGGTGGGCGGGCGGCGCGACCTGGTCTCGGTGATCTCCTGCGACGCGGCGGCCGGGGTCGCCGTCCCGCTCTGCCGCGCCGAGAACATCGCCCTGGTCGGCGGCGGGGGAACGGATCTGCGCTCCGGGTTCGCCCGGGCGCTCCGCTCACGACACCGTCCGGACGTCATCGTCGCCCTGACGGACGGTCAGACGCCATGGCCCTCCGTGCAGCCCCCCTGCCGCACGATCGTCGGTCTCTTCCCCCGCCCCGCCCACGCCGTGAACGAGAGGAATCCCGACTACATCCCGGAAGCCCCGCCGCCCTGGGCGCATGTCGTCACCATCGGCTGA
- a CDS encoding peptidoglycan-binding protein gives MPTPSEPRQPHDDRPPLEPVRVVRPRRTDALAELLKDLPPRTGGYETLPVPAPQPGSEDSTQELPPVRADEAHSATGPGRRGVGRRRAAVAVAVAAAAVVGFGCAFLLPDRNDRSDADTAAPTPDAPPTSAAPPTPGGGAAVDPDGAGTLREGASGPEVTDLQERLLRIPNVYQDGSTSGQYDAGLTEAVARFQLWYGIRGDETGVYGDDTRRDLESRTGTG, from the coding sequence GTGCCGACACCGTCCGAACCCCGGCAGCCGCACGACGACCGGCCACCTCTGGAACCGGTACGCGTCGTGCGCCCCCGCCGCACCGACGCCCTCGCCGAACTGCTCAAGGACCTGCCGCCGAGAACCGGCGGCTACGAGACCCTGCCCGTGCCGGCGCCGCAGCCCGGATCCGAGGACTCGACCCAGGAACTCCCACCTGTCCGCGCCGACGAGGCGCACAGCGCCACGGGCCCCGGCCGTCGCGGAGTGGGGCGACGCCGCGCCGCCGTGGCGGTCGCCGTGGCCGCTGCCGCCGTCGTCGGTTTCGGCTGCGCCTTCCTGCTCCCCGACCGGAACGACCGCAGCGACGCCGACACGGCCGCCCCCACACCCGACGCCCCTCCTACGTCCGCCGCCCCGCCCACCCCGGGCGGCGGTGCGGCAGTCGACCCCGACGGCGCAGGCACCCTCCGCGAAGGAGCGTCAGGACCCGAGGTGACCGACCTCCAGGAGCGGCTGCTGCGCATCCCGAACGTCTACCAGGACGGTTCCACCAGCGGTCAGTACGACGCCGGCCTCACGGAGGCGGTCGCCCGCTTCCAGCTCTGGTACGGCATCCGAGGCGACGAGACCGGCGTCTACGGCGACGACACCCGCCGGGACCTGGAATCCCGTACCGGCACCGGCTGA
- a CDS encoding MurR/RpiR family transcriptional regulator → MPSPQQARAQASAITSGKSAPEAEAAPSSQLRTLFDRPRLSPGQRRIAQYLIEHITEAAFLSITDLAERVGVSQPSVTRFAAAVGFSGYPALREKLQSIALGTLAGGPPAAEENQGNELQAAVDAEIENLENLRRDFADPDQVIDTGRKLSESTPLTVLGLRISVSLAEYFAYAARRVHPDVRLVTRGGSVAYDALLQSREAGGTWVLAFSMPRHAQETLNAVQVARTAGLKVALITDLALGPVADEADVTFATGTGSRLVFDSYAAPGVIAAALLQAMTDADPERTQARLEKYEQISDQHQFFLRD, encoded by the coding sequence GTGCCATCGCCGCAGCAGGCACGTGCACAGGCATCCGCGATCACCTCGGGCAAGTCGGCTCCGGAGGCGGAGGCCGCTCCGAGTTCCCAGCTCAGGACGCTTTTCGACCGGCCGCGACTGTCGCCGGGACAGCGGCGTATCGCCCAGTACCTGATCGAGCACATCACCGAAGCAGCGTTCCTTTCGATCACCGATCTCGCCGAGCGGGTGGGCGTGAGCCAGCCTTCGGTGACACGTTTCGCCGCGGCGGTCGGCTTCAGCGGTTACCCCGCGCTACGGGAGAAGCTCCAGTCGATCGCGCTCGGCACGCTCGCCGGCGGCCCCCCGGCGGCCGAGGAGAACCAGGGCAACGAACTGCAGGCGGCCGTTGACGCCGAGATCGAGAACCTGGAGAACCTGCGCCGGGACTTCGCCGACCCCGACCAGGTGATCGACACCGGTCGCAAGCTGTCGGAGTCGACGCCGCTGACCGTCCTGGGCCTGCGCATCTCGGTGTCCCTGGCCGAGTACTTCGCGTATGCGGCCCGCCGGGTCCACCCGGACGTACGGCTGGTGACGCGGGGCGGCAGCGTCGCCTACGACGCACTGCTCCAGTCCCGTGAGGCGGGCGGCACGTGGGTGCTGGCGTTCTCCATGCCCCGGCACGCGCAGGAGACCCTCAACGCCGTACAGGTCGCGCGCACCGCCGGATTGAAGGTCGCGCTGATCACGGACCTGGCGCTCGGACCGGTGGCCGACGAGGCCGACGTCACCTTCGCCACCGGCACCGGCTCCCGGCTGGTCTTCGACTCCTACGCCGCGCCCGGTGTGATCGCGGCGGCGCTGCTGCAGGCCATGACCGACGCCGATCCCGAGCGCACCCAGGCCCGGCTCGAGAAGTACGAGCAGATCTCCGACCAGCACCAGTTCTTCCTCAGGGACTGA
- a CDS encoding phospholipid carrier-dependent glycosyltransferase, with product MMAREQRELVLDPGTEGHPQPSVTAVASPRPSRRRLLVPLLVVVLLAQMAVAMVTTAVQQTPTIDEPVYVGTAAVYLHDHSLRYNPEHPPLGKLVVGVGVALADPHVDRPLPSDQGVMGRHLLYKSGNDPWQLMFWARLPVIALTLLFGLVVFAFARELVGAAGGLTALALYALSPDVIAHGSLATLDVPAAGFLLTSVWLLWRARVRPRLYLPLAGVALGAALATRMSALAAVPVLVVLAGVSVWTAEANGHRAGAWNDRRRALLRATAGAGVLALAAIAVVWATYLAVDPRLRWTPQQHVPAVGGLRGLLVDLLPLPEAYRDGMRIQFGLETRPWESFLFGRVYTGSLWYYLPAALLVKTPLGMLVLWAAGAVALLTVRRLRPAAPYLLLAPVVLSAVAMEGARDFGTRYAVFVPMFLAVTAAGVLALRWRWRFVATGALVLFVAVSSLRTFPYYLPYSNEAFGGPAKTHLRLHDSNVDWGQDLGRLADRLRERYPGERIWLVYKGSGVPSYYGIDATDPRSVPAREVRGLLVVSDSKVAKAKGRLTELIDSSRPIDEVGHSITIYRR from the coding sequence ATGATGGCGCGCGAACAGCGGGAACTGGTCCTCGATCCCGGGACGGAGGGACACCCTCAGCCGTCCGTGACGGCGGTGGCCTCGCCACGTCCGTCGCGCAGGCGCCTGCTGGTGCCGCTGCTCGTGGTCGTGCTGCTCGCCCAGATGGCCGTGGCGATGGTGACCACCGCGGTGCAGCAGACGCCGACCATCGACGAGCCCGTGTACGTCGGCACGGCCGCCGTCTATCTGCACGACCACAGCCTGCGTTACAACCCCGAGCATCCGCCGCTGGGGAAGCTGGTCGTCGGCGTCGGTGTGGCGCTCGCCGATCCGCACGTCGACCGGCCCCTGCCGAGCGATCAGGGCGTGATGGGGCGGCATCTGCTGTACAAGTCCGGCAACGACCCGTGGCAGCTGATGTTCTGGGCCCGCCTTCCGGTGATCGCGCTGACGCTGCTGTTCGGGCTGGTCGTATTCGCCTTCGCCCGTGAACTCGTGGGCGCGGCGGGCGGTTTGACCGCGCTCGCGCTGTACGCCCTCTCCCCCGATGTCATCGCCCATGGCTCCCTGGCCACACTCGACGTACCGGCGGCCGGTTTCCTGCTGACCTCGGTGTGGCTGCTGTGGCGGGCACGGGTGCGGCCACGGCTGTATCTGCCGCTCGCCGGGGTGGCGTTGGGTGCGGCCCTGGCGACGAGGATGAGCGCGCTGGCGGCGGTTCCGGTACTGGTGGTGCTCGCCGGGGTGTCGGTGTGGACAGCCGAAGCGAACGGGCACCGGGCGGGCGCGTGGAACGACCGTCGCAGGGCACTGCTACGCGCCACTGCGGGTGCGGGCGTGCTGGCGCTGGCCGCGATCGCCGTCGTATGGGCCACCTATCTGGCCGTCGACCCGCGGCTGCGCTGGACGCCGCAGCAGCATGTGCCGGCGGTGGGAGGACTGCGGGGGCTGCTGGTCGATCTGCTGCCGCTGCCGGAGGCGTACCGGGACGGTATGCGCATCCAGTTCGGGCTGGAGACCCGGCCCTGGGAGAGCTTCCTGTTCGGGCGGGTGTACACGGGGTCGCTGTGGTACTACCTCCCGGCGGCGCTGCTGGTGAAGACGCCGCTCGGCATGCTCGTGCTGTGGGCGGCCGGCGCCGTCGCACTGCTGACGGTACGGCGGCTGCGGCCCGCGGCGCCGTATCTGCTGCTCGCCCCCGTCGTCCTGTCGGCCGTGGCCATGGAGGGGGCGCGGGACTTCGGCACGCGGTACGCCGTCTTCGTGCCGATGTTCCTCGCGGTGACGGCGGCCGGTGTCCTGGCACTGCGGTGGCGGTGGCGGTTCGTGGCGACGGGCGCGCTGGTGCTGTTCGTGGCGGTCAGCTCGCTGCGGACGTTTCCCTACTATCTGCCGTATTCCAACGAGGCGTTCGGCGGGCCCGCGAAGACGCATCTGCGGCTGCACGACTCCAATGTGGACTGGGGCCAGGATCTGGGCCGGCTCGCGGACCGGCTGCGGGAGCGCTATCCGGGTGAGCGGATCTGGCTGGTGTACAAGGGCAGCGGGGTGCCGTCGTACTACGGCATCGACGCGACCGATCCGCGCTCGGTGCCCGCCCGTGAGGTGCGCGGGCTGCTGGTCGTGTCGGACTCCAAGGTCGCCAAGGCGAAAGGGCGGCTGACCGAGTTGATCGACAGCAGTCGTCCGATCGACGAAGTCGGTCATTCGATCACGATCTACCGACGGTGA
- a CDS encoding phosphatase PAP2 family protein → MPSSAGPRSTAPVSELAANRRGFLRTSLGVSAGVLAAPTFAAWLGAADAKAATTAAAFVDDYKTNVTANLTPETNAVVRALGGFAKVWKTGGAWNTGIPLMPEVLRANMRYCARVTATRTDAQAKDAFLYDRQHQSYSVIGGLGPLAELYKSGAKAVTSITSAPDGTPAAKISDTLPADAPAGSALGAGSYDSELGQVAKLVDTVRGPFASSNPAKFAFQYPRPWRMNEDSEVVDTGKKDAFGFPVYESDVIVAPQLLRQRGETPAEDGGFPSGHTNAIHLAALAFAYAVPERFQEMVTRALELSHTRIVSGMHSTVDVIGGRVMATALAAAALADPANAPLKKAARAQALAYFQEQTGTTADTLYTYAHSAGTDTDPYADRAANACTVKPKLTYVLKRCGGNRPLTVPKGAEVLLETRLPYLDAKQRREVLRTTALPSGYVLLDGWEQWGRLNLFAAADGYGAFDSDVTVTLDASAGGFGAADSWRNDIDGDGGLTKRGTGTLTLTGHNRYTGGTVLADGVLVAASAHALGHGEVRVTGGTLRVATKSTVKVHGTYAQESAALQVTLRSGRGPALEVTRRAVLGKGSSLSLRLDADKPPAAGSTVRVVGARALRGQFDRVELNSDTLRAVPVYTADGLSVRLLKR, encoded by the coding sequence ATGCCGTCATCCGCCGGGCCCCGGTCCACCGCGCCGGTCAGTGAACTCGCCGCGAACAGAAGGGGATTCCTCCGAACTTCCCTCGGTGTCTCGGCCGGTGTTCTGGCAGCGCCCACCTTCGCGGCGTGGCTCGGCGCCGCGGACGCGAAGGCCGCCACGACCGCCGCCGCGTTCGTCGACGACTACAAGACCAACGTCACGGCGAACCTGACACCCGAGACCAACGCGGTGGTCCGCGCCCTCGGCGGCTTCGCGAAGGTCTGGAAGACCGGCGGCGCCTGGAACACGGGCATACCGCTGATGCCCGAGGTGCTGCGCGCCAACATGCGCTACTGCGCCCGCGTCACGGCCACGCGCACGGACGCCCAGGCGAAGGACGCCTTCCTCTACGACCGCCAGCACCAGAGCTACTCGGTGATCGGCGGTCTCGGTCCGCTCGCGGAGCTGTACAAGTCGGGCGCCAAGGCGGTCACGTCGATCACCAGCGCGCCGGACGGCACCCCGGCTGCGAAGATCAGCGACACCCTGCCCGCCGACGCTCCGGCCGGATCCGCGCTCGGCGCCGGGTCGTACGACTCGGAACTCGGCCAGGTGGCGAAGCTGGTCGACACGGTGCGCGGCCCCTTCGCCTCCAGCAACCCGGCCAAGTTCGCCTTCCAGTACCCGCGTCCGTGGCGCATGAACGAGGACAGTGAGGTCGTCGACACCGGGAAGAAGGACGCGTTCGGCTTCCCCGTCTACGAGTCGGACGTGATCGTCGCGCCGCAGCTGCTGCGGCAGCGCGGCGAGACCCCGGCCGAGGACGGCGGCTTCCCCAGCGGCCACACCAACGCCATTCACCTGGCCGCCCTGGCCTTCGCGTACGCGGTGCCCGAGCGCTTCCAGGAGATGGTGACCCGCGCCTTGGAGCTCAGCCACACCCGCATCGTGTCGGGCATGCACTCCACCGTCGACGTCATCGGCGGCCGCGTCATGGCCACCGCCCTGGCCGCCGCCGCCCTCGCCGACCCGGCGAACGCGCCCTTGAAGAAGGCGGCACGGGCTCAGGCCCTGGCGTACTTCCAGGAGCAGACCGGCACGACGGCCGACACGCTGTACACCTACGCGCACTCGGCGGGCACGGACACCGACCCGTATGCGGACCGTGCCGCGAACGCCTGCACGGTCAAGCCGAAGTTGACGTACGTGCTGAAGCGGTGCGGCGGCAACCGGCCGCTCACCGTCCCGAAGGGCGCTGAGGTGTTGCTGGAGACGCGGCTGCCGTACCTCGACGCGAAGCAGCGGCGCGAGGTGCTGCGGACGACCGCGCTGCCCTCGGGCTACGTCCTGCTGGACGGCTGGGAGCAGTGGGGCCGGCTCAACCTGTTCGCGGCGGCGGACGGTTACGGTGCCTTCGACTCGGACGTGACCGTCACGCTGGACGCCTCGGCCGGCGGCTTCGGCGCGGCCGACAGCTGGCGCAACGACATCGACGGCGACGGAGGCCTGACCAAGCGCGGCACCGGGACGCTGACCCTGACCGGCCACAACCGGTACACCGGCGGGACCGTGCTGGCGGACGGTGTCCTCGTCGCCGCCTCGGCGCACGCCCTGGGCCACGGCGAAGTGCGGGTCACCGGCGGCACCCTGCGGGTGGCCACCAAGTCGACGGTGAAGGTCCACGGAACGTACGCGCAGGAGTCGGCCGCGCTCCAGGTGACGCTGCGTTCGGGTCGCGGCCCCGCCCTGGAGGTCACGCGGCGCGCGGTGCTCGGCAAGGGCAGCTCGCTGTCGCTGCGGCTCGACGCCGACAAGCCGCCGGCCGCGGGGAGCACGGTGCGTGTGGTCGGCGCTCGGGCGCTGCGCGGCCAGTTCGACCGCGTGGAGCTGAACTCCGACACGCTGCGGGCCGTACCCGTCTACACGGCGGATGGTCTGTCGGTACGACTCTTGAAGCGGTAG